Proteins found in one Sporosarcina sp. FSL K6-3457 genomic segment:
- a CDS encoding PRD domain-containing protein has product MKIKKILNNNAVVVLDDEREKIAIGAGIAFNKKRNDIINTDKIEKIFVMRENDKLQQLLSRIPEEHFTISEEVITYAEKHMGTKLNEHIHIVLTDHLSFAIERVRDGIHLNNKLLHEIKILYRREFEIGLWAIQHIKERCQVEMPEDEAAFIALHIHTMKPQGGDLHDTVRQTTIIRDMVQSIKKHLTITIEEDDISYHRLITHLRFTLTRMNNYGVHTMDEEMLVMIKKKFPLSYICAVEVAKELVAQHEVELPEQELGYIALHIERLRKP; this is encoded by the coding sequence GTGAAAATAAAAAAGATCCTAAACAATAATGCCGTTGTCGTCTTGGATGACGAGCGCGAGAAAATTGCGATTGGTGCTGGTATCGCTTTCAACAAGAAGCGTAACGATATCATCAATACCGATAAAATCGAAAAGATATTTGTCATGAGAGAGAACGACAAGCTTCAGCAGTTGTTAAGTCGAATTCCAGAAGAGCATTTTACCATCTCTGAGGAAGTCATCACATATGCAGAAAAACATATGGGTACCAAGTTAAACGAACATATTCACATTGTCTTAACGGACCATCTATCATTTGCCATTGAAAGAGTCAGAGATGGCATTCATTTAAATAATAAGCTGTTGCATGAAATCAAAATCCTCTATAGGAGAGAATTTGAAATTGGTCTTTGGGCAATCCAACATATAAAAGAAAGATGTCAGGTTGAAATGCCTGAAGACGAAGCGGCTTTTATAGCGCTACACATCCATACGATGAAGCCACAAGGAGGTGATTTACACGACACCGTTCGACAGACAACGATTATCCGAGACATGGTTCAATCAATCAAGAAACATTTAACAATTACGATTGAAGAGGATGATATTTCCTACCATCGTCTCATCACGCATCTCCGTTTTACCTTAACAAGAATGAATAATTATGGCGTGCACACAATGGATGAGGAAATGCTAGTAATGATTAAAAAGAAGTTTCCTCTGTCCTACATTTGTGCAGTCGAGGTTGCAAAGGAATTAGTCGCACAACATGAAGTGGAATTACCTGAACAAGAGTTAGGCTATATTGCCCTGCATATTGAACGGTTACGTAAGCCGTAA
- the nagE gene encoding N-acetylglucosamine-specific PTS transporter subunit IIBC, with amino-acid sequence MMKFFQRLGSSLMLPVAVLPAAAILMGIGHWIDPDSVNVAAAFLIKAGGSIIDNMAILFAVGVALGMSKDKDGSAALSGLVGFLVVTTLLSTETVSMLLSVDVADVNPAFGKIKNQFIGILSGLIAAAMYNRFSQVQLPTAFAFFSGKRLVPIMTAASMLVASAALFFIWPIIYTALVNFGEGISSLGAVGAGLYGFFNRLLIPTGLHHALNSVFWFDVAGIDDIKHFWAGTGTKGVTGMYQAGFFPVMMFGLPGAALAMYHTAKTKRKKEAASLMMAAGFAAFFTGVTEPLEFAFMFLAPALYVVHAALTGLSLFIAATFHWTAGFTFSAGFVDFFLSLRMPLANQPLMLLVQGIVFFVIYYLIFRFLIVKFNLKTPGREDDEDVVETTVSAGANKFSGMAATIYEGLGGDANVTSVDNCVTRLRIEVKDMDKVDQSKIKSTGVPGINIVGPQSIQVIVGTSVQFVADEIKKIRK; translated from the coding sequence ATGATGAAATTTTTCCAAAGACTTGGAAGCTCTTTAATGCTTCCGGTAGCTGTACTTCCCGCTGCGGCCATTTTGATGGGTATTGGGCACTGGATTGACCCAGATAGTGTTAACGTAGCGGCAGCTTTCTTAATTAAAGCAGGTGGCTCGATTATTGATAATATGGCTATCCTATTTGCTGTCGGGGTTGCGCTTGGGATGTCTAAGGATAAGGATGGCTCGGCTGCATTAAGTGGTTTGGTCGGTTTCCTAGTTGTGACAACACTGCTATCTACAGAAACAGTATCTATGCTGCTAAGCGTTGATGTTGCTGACGTAAACCCTGCTTTCGGGAAAATTAAAAATCAGTTTATCGGTATTCTTTCTGGGCTAATTGCCGCAGCGATGTACAATCGCTTTAGTCAAGTTCAACTACCAACTGCATTCGCATTCTTTAGTGGTAAGCGCTTAGTTCCGATTATGACAGCTGCTTCTATGCTAGTTGCTTCTGCAGCACTATTCTTTATCTGGCCTATTATCTATACTGCATTAGTTAACTTTGGTGAAGGGATTAGTAGTCTTGGTGCTGTTGGTGCTGGACTTTACGGTTTCTTCAACCGTCTATTAATTCCTACTGGTTTACACCATGCCTTAAACTCTGTCTTCTGGTTTGACGTTGCTGGTATTGATGATATTAAGCATTTCTGGGCTGGTACAGGTACAAAAGGTGTTACAGGTATGTACCAGGCAGGTTTCTTCCCTGTTATGATGTTTGGATTACCTGGGGCTGCTCTTGCGATGTATCATACAGCTAAAACAAAGCGCAAAAAAGAAGCTGCTTCCTTAATGATGGCTGCTGGTTTCGCTGCATTCTTTACAGGTGTTACTGAGCCACTTGAATTCGCATTTATGTTCCTAGCACCTGCACTTTATGTTGTGCATGCTGCTTTGACAGGTCTATCCCTATTCATCGCTGCAACATTCCATTGGACAGCAGGATTTACTTTTAGCGCTGGTTTTGTCGACTTTTTCTTAAGTTTAAGAATGCCACTCGCCAACCAACCGCTTATGTTGCTCGTTCAAGGTATAGTATTTTTCGTTATTTACTATCTGATTTTTCGTTTCCTAATCGTCAAATTCAACCTGAAAACACCAGGTCGTGAAGACGATGAGGATGTTGTAGAAACAACTGTTTCAGCTGGAGCTAATAAATTCTCCGGAATGGCTGCAACAATTTATGAAGGTCTAGGCGGAGACGCTAACGTTACTTCTGTCGATAATTGTGTAACACGCTTACGTATCGAAGTAAAAGATATGGATAAAGTCGATCAAAGTAAAATTAAAAGTACAGGTGTCCCCGGCATTAACATTGTCGGACCACAAAGTATTCAAGTTATCGTCGGCACAAGCGTACAGTTTGTAGCAGATGAAATTAAAAAAATTCGTAAATAA
- a CDS encoding ABC transporter ATP-binding protein — protein sequence MERARGPRGFGGPIVKAKDRKGTMKRIWRYMEKQKIAMIASIIFVVISTLLNVLVPYLMGVIIDHYIIPKDMAGTLRLLVWLAVIYTTAAIFTWLQTFLMVRVSLKTIRHIRQDLFDKFQTLSLRFFDKRTHGDLMSRVTNDIESLNNALSQSVIQIISSILMVTGVAISMFLLNWVLAIVALIILPLMIFTTKKIITYSSSNFIKRQRDLGELNGFIEEAISGNEVITIFGQEEKTFMKFSMVNERLRHSAMAADTVSGFLGPINNFINNLGLALIIGIGALMTVQDLATVGVIAAFVTYSRQFFRPINQLSSLLNTFQSAIAGAERVFEIMDETVDLQDKENAVTIDSFKGDVEFSNVNFSYEDGKPILNNISFQVKAGEKIALVGPTGSGKTTIINLLMRFYDINSGDIKIDGRTIKDYKIDNLREKMGIVLQDTFLFSGPIMENIRYGHLEATDEEVIAAAKLASAHGFIKHLPEQYQTSITSGGSSLSQGQRQLLAIARAILADSDILILDEATSNIDTRTEIEIQQGLNQLSKGRTSFVIAHRLKTIENADRILVIQHGNLIESGTHEELLQKKGFYCELYESQFTS from the coding sequence GATGAAGCGAATTTGGCGCTATATGGAGAAGCAAAAAATTGCGATGATTGCCTCTATTATTTTTGTTGTCATTTCTACGCTTTTGAATGTACTTGTACCCTATTTGATGGGGGTAATCATTGACCACTATATCATTCCAAAGGATATGGCTGGGACTCTTCGATTGTTAGTATGGCTAGCAGTTATCTATACGACAGCAGCTATTTTCACTTGGCTGCAAACATTTTTGATGGTGCGGGTATCGTTAAAAACCATTCGACACATACGTCAGGACTTATTTGATAAGTTTCAGACCTTGTCTTTACGATTTTTTGATAAACGAACACATGGTGATTTGATGAGTCGGGTGACGAATGATATTGAGAGTTTGAATAATGCACTTAGCCAAAGTGTTATTCAAATCATCTCTTCTATTTTAATGGTCACAGGCGTTGCAATCTCCATGTTTTTGCTCAATTGGGTGCTTGCCATTGTAGCACTGATTATTCTTCCGTTAATGATTTTTACGACGAAAAAAATCATTACGTATAGCAGCAGTAATTTCATCAAAAGACAACGTGATTTGGGAGAATTGAACGGCTTTATAGAAGAAGCCATTTCCGGCAATGAAGTCATTACGATTTTTGGTCAAGAGGAAAAGACTTTTATGAAATTTTCCATGGTGAATGAAAGACTTCGACATTCTGCAATGGCTGCGGACACAGTATCAGGATTTCTTGGGCCTATCAATAACTTCATCAATAATTTAGGATTGGCCTTAATTATTGGAATTGGTGCACTGATGACAGTTCAAGATTTGGCTACTGTTGGGGTAATCGCTGCTTTTGTTACGTATTCCCGTCAGTTTTTCCGCCCGATTAACCAATTATCGAGTCTATTAAATACGTTCCAATCGGCAATCGCTGGAGCTGAACGAGTATTTGAAATTATGGATGAGACAGTGGATCTACAAGATAAGGAAAATGCGGTGACGATTGATTCCTTTAAAGGGGATGTTGAGTTTTCGAATGTGAACTTTTCTTACGAGGATGGCAAGCCAATCCTGAACAATATTAGTTTCCAAGTAAAGGCTGGTGAAAAAATTGCTTTGGTAGGTCCAACAGGTTCTGGAAAAACGACGATTATCAATTTATTAATGCGGTTTTATGATATCAATTCTGGGGACATTAAAATCGATGGTCGAACGATTAAGGATTATAAAATCGATAATCTGCGTGAGAAGATGGGGATTGTCCTGCAAGATACTTTTCTCTTTTCGGGGCCAATTATGGAAAATATCCGTTACGGTCATCTAGAGGCGACGGATGAAGAAGTTATTGCTGCCGCTAAATTGGCTTCCGCTCATGGATTTATCAAGCATTTGCCCGAACAGTATCAAACATCCATCACTTCTGGTGGATCTAGTTTAAGTCAAGGGCAGCGCCAATTGCTAGCCATTGCCCGAGCGATTTTAGCTGATTCCGATATATTGATTCTAGATGAGGCTACTTCAAATATTGACACGAGGACTGAAATTGAAATCCAACAAGGGCTCAACCAATTATCGAAAGGGCGGACAAGTTTTGTCATTGCACACCGTCTAAAAACAATTGAAAACGCCGATCGAATTTTAGTGATTCAACACGGGAATCTAATTGAATCTGGTACGCACGAAGAGCTGCTCCAAAAGAAAGGCTTTTATTGCGAGCTATATGAGAGTCAGTTTACCAGTTAG